A DNA window from Amphiprion ocellaris isolate individual 3 ecotype Okinawa chromosome 8, ASM2253959v1, whole genome shotgun sequence contains the following coding sequences:
- the LOC111572083 gene encoding protein ILRUN, which translates to MEGMDLDLDQELMQKFSCMGTTDKDILISEFQRLLGFQLNPAGCAFFLDMTNWNLQAAIGAYYDFESPNISAPCMSFVKDVTIGEGESVPPDTPFTKTWRIQNTGAESWPPGVCLKYVGGDQFGHVNMVMVRSLDPQEMTDVSVQMQSPVSPGMYQGQWRMCTATGLYYGDVIWVILSVEVGGLLGVTQQLSSFQAEFNTQPHRSLEGDYNPFASPEKSKCPNSNNNSLHDDSGHRVTEEHWQGNPNQLQQDQNGLSHNSVDIVANSLQSNLSVVSYNQGIQEPYPFGHS; encoded by the exons ATGGAGGgcatggacctggacctggaccaggaGCTCATGCAGAAGTTCAGCTGCATGGGCACAACGGACAAAGATATCCTAATATCGGAATTTCAAAGGCTTCTCGGGTTTCAGCTAAACCCCGCTGGATGCGCCTTCTTTCTGGACATGACCAACTG GAATTTACAGGCAGCCATCGGCGCTTACTATGACTTTGAGAGTCCCAACATCAGTGCACCGTGCATGTCTTTTGTAAAGGATGTGACAATTGGTGAGGGCGAATCAGTTCCACCTGACACACCTTTCACAAAGACCTGGAGGATACAGAACACAG GTGCAGAGTCATGGCCGCCCGGGGTTTGTCTGAAGTATGTAGGAGGAGATCAGTTTGGTCATGTAAACATGGTGATGGTGCGCTCTCTAGACCCCCAGGAAATGACTGACGTTAGTGTGCAGATGCAGAGCCCTGTGTCTCCCGGCATGTACCAGGGCCAGTGGAGAATGTGCACAGCTACAGGACTTTACTATGGAG ATGTCATTTGGGTGATTCTGAGTGTGGAGGTCGGAGGTCTCCTCGGCGTCACACAGCAGCTTTCCTCCTTCCAAGCTGAGTTCAACACCCAGCCTCACCGCAGCCTGGAAGGAGACTACAACCCCTTTGCCTCACCAGAGAAGAGCAAGTGcccaaacagcaacaacaacagcctcCACGATGACAGCGGCCATAGAGTCACAGAGGAACATTGGCAGGGAAACCCAAACCAGCTGCAGCAAGACCAGAATGGACTTTCACACAACTCTGTGGATATAGTAGCAAACAGTCTACAAAGCAATCTATCAGTAGTCTCTTATAACCAG GGTATACAGGAGCCCTATCCTTTTGGCCACTCTTAA